One genomic segment of Pyruvatibacter mobilis includes these proteins:
- a CDS encoding succinate dehydrogenase iron-sulfur subunit yields MVELTLPRNSKISGKGKTFKAPKGAKKVKTFKIYRWSPDDDQNPRVDTYQVDLDSCGPMVLDALIKIKNEVDSTLTFRRSCREGICGSCAMNIDGTNTLACTKAIDDVKGTVAIYPLPHMKVVKDLVPDLTNFYAQHASIEPYLKTDTPAPEKEWKQSREDREKLDGLYECILCACCSTSCPSYWWNQDRYLGPAALLQAYRWLADSRDEATGERLDNLEDPFRLYRCHTIMNCAKACPKGLSPAKAIAEIKKMMVERQV; encoded by the coding sequence ATGGTCGAACTGACGCTGCCGCGTAACTCCAAGATTTCCGGTAAGGGCAAGACGTTCAAGGCACCCAAGGGCGCCAAGAAGGTCAAGACCTTCAAGATCTATCGCTGGTCGCCGGATGATGATCAGAACCCGCGCGTGGACACCTACCAGGTGGACCTCGACAGCTGCGGGCCGATGGTTCTGGACGCGCTCATCAAGATCAAGAACGAGGTGGACTCCACGCTCACCTTCCGCCGCTCCTGCCGCGAAGGCATATGCGGGTCCTGCGCGATGAACATCGACGGCACCAACACGCTGGCCTGCACCAAGGCCATCGACGACGTGAAGGGCACGGTGGCGATCTACCCGCTGCCGCACATGAAGGTGGTGAAGGACCTGGTGCCGGACCTCACCAATTTCTACGCCCAGCACGCCTCCATCGAGCCCTATCTCAAGACCGATACGCCGGCCCCTGAAAAGGAATGGAAGCAGAGCCGCGAGGACCGCGAAAAGCTCGACGGTCTTTACGAGTGCATCCTGTGCGCCTGCTGCTCCACGTCCTGCCCCAGCTACTGGTGGAACCAGGACCGTTATCTTGGCCCCGCCGCGCTGCTGCAGGCCTATCGCTGGCTGGCTGACAGCCGCGACGAGGCCACGGGCGAACGGCTCGACAATCTGGAAGACCCGTTCCGGCTCTATCGCTGCCACACCATCATGAACTGCGCCAAGGCCTGCCCGAAGGGCCTGTCGCCTGCCAAGGCGATCGCAGAGATCAAGAAGATGATGGTGGAACGTCAGGTCTGA
- a CDS encoding VOC family protein, producing the protein MTITQLHHVQLAMPAGGEEAARLFYGQLLSLPEVPKPRELAKRGGCWFEQGDIRIHMGVEAEFRPARKAHPAFQVSDIDAVRACMLAAGIEVKDDDALEGFRRFFVADPFGNRIEILQPL; encoded by the coding sequence ATGACCATTACTCAGCTTCATCATGTGCAGCTTGCCATGCCCGCCGGGGGCGAGGAGGCGGCGCGGCTCTTTTACGGGCAGTTGCTCAGCTTGCCCGAGGTGCCGAAACCCCGGGAGCTTGCAAAGCGGGGCGGCTGCTGGTTCGAGCAGGGCGACATCCGCATCCATATGGGTGTCGAGGCAGAGTTCCGGCCCGCAAGAAAGGCCCACCCGGCCTTTCAGGTCAGTGACATCGACGCCGTTCGCGCCTGCATGCTTGCAGCCGGAATCGAGGTGAAAGACGATGACGCACTTGAAGGCTTTCGCCGCTTTTTCGTGGCAGATCCGTTCGGCAACCGCATAGAAATCCTGCAGCCGCTCTAG